ACTTGATCAAAAGTCAAAAAGAGAGATGTACAATATTTTCGAAGATGCAGAAACAAAGTGGAAATggcttcaatttcatttctcattaTGGACTAATGGTGTGTGGAAGCCTTCTACTTAGTAGATGCTATTACTTGTATttgctatttttcttattttcattactTGTTTGAACTCTTAATTATCAAGTTTGGCATTGCAATAAAGTTTTAGTGTAATCATGAACTTTTAAAGTTAAAATATTTAGTACttgatattaatttatatatgaggtttatttgtttttattttttcttgataGATATGAATGTTGTTCAGCGAATGATTTGGGATGATGATGACGATGAAGTTTGGAAGACAACCACATATGCAGTTGATATTATATGTAGCTATTACTTGTCTTATATTCATAAAGAACCTTGTATGGATTCATTCCATACAGGATTTGTATGGTTACAAGAAATAATGAGAGGTAATGAGAGAAGATGTGTTAATTTATTCGGAATGGATAAAGACACATTAATAAAACTTTGTCTAGATTTAGAGTGTCATTACAAATTAAAATGTTCTAAAAAAATGACTATTTTAGAAAAAGTTGGCATGTTTTTATATGTTCTCGCTTTGGGAGCTTCAAATAGGCAAGTTCAAGAAAAGTTTCAGCATTCAGTAGAAACTGTCAGTAGGAACTTTCATGAAGTATTAAAAGCAATGCTGTGCTTGTCAATTGATATGATAAAACCGACAGACCCCACGTTCAGTAATATTCCTCTTGAGGTACTGAATGATGACAGATATATGCCTCATTTCAAggtatatttttcaaaattttttcttaTCTTTATATGTAGTACTATATtacaaatatcattaaaaatcattaagtattttaattttttaaatttaaacattTGAAAAATAGGACTGCATTGGAGCAATTGATGGAACTCATGTGTCTGCTTGTgttcaagaagaaaatttgatTCGATTTATTGGTAGAAAAGGGGTGCCTACCCAAAATATTATGGCTGCTTGTAGCTTTGATATGCAATTTACATTCGTAATGGCAGAATGGGAAGGTATAGCTCATGATGGACGCCTTTTCCAGTATGCtatcaataaataaaatttaaacttttCCAAACCACCACCAGGTAAAtgtgtattttattttcatttttctcatttctttttttaattggTCATAAAAAGGCAAGTACACAGATGTACACACAAACCTTATACTATTATACATTAgtgatttatttttaataaaatatatttcataTGTAGGAAAATATTATGTAGTGGATCTTTGGATATCAACAGATGGAAGGATATTTTGCACCTTATAAAGGTACTAGATATCATTTACCTAATTTTCAACGTGGTGGAAGACCAATGAGACTCAAAGAAATTTTTAATCGTTAGCATTCATCTCTAAGATGTTGCATTGAACGAACTTTTGGAGTTTGGAAGGCAAGATGGAAGATATTACGAACAATGCCTCCTTATTCATTTTATGTACAAAGAGATATAGCAGTTGTGTCCATAGCATTACATAATTACATTCGAAGAAAAGCATTGGCTGATCCAGCATTTGAGCGATTAGATAAAAGTCCAAAATTTATATCACCAGACATATTTCGTGATGCAGATGACATTAAAGCGGAAGAAAGTAGTCAAGAAAGTGGAACACTTCAAATGAATGCATTACGTGATCAAATCACTTGTAATTTAATGTTGGCAAACaatgattattaatttttttaaataaatattatttactatagtttcaaatatattttactttaaaatatttaatttttatttatatatttcaataataattaaatttgttgaaataataaattaataatatatatttattttaataataaaataattagcaatatataagaaattaataattatataattattttaataataaaataaattagatgaTACATACCTTTATTGGTCATTTTACATATGAACAGCAGCACCCaacataattttaccaaacacttaacatcAATCGATTCTTATCACTACCAAATTTATCAACTAACGATAACTATCATTCTAGGTTATCATTTGCACTcagttaaaccaaacaggccCTTAGTAGGTTGGACCTTGGCCTTAAACCCAAATTAAGGGAAATGCAGGGGAGAAAGATGTTAATTTTAAGTAGCCGATTTTTCCTTATTAATCCGACCCCCACTACCAACTAGTCTTACAATTAAAAGAGCTTCTAAGTTTGAGGTGTTACTGATTTTATTTCTTTACGGTAAAGTTGATTAGGATCAATCACAGAACTGAAATATTGTATGATCAAATAGTGAAATATTTGTTAAATTATATTCGAAATAACAGACATGTCCCATTCTTTTTAATATCCATGT
This is a stretch of genomic DNA from Hevea brasiliensis isolate MT/VB/25A 57/8 chromosome 12, ASM3005281v1, whole genome shotgun sequence. It encodes these proteins:
- the LOC131171362 gene encoding uncharacterized protein LOC131171362, with translation MRFICFYFFLIDMNVVQRMIWDDDDDEVWKTTTYAVDIICSYYLSYIHKEPCMDSFHTGFVWLQEIMRGNERRCVNLFGMDKDTLIKLCLDLECHYKLKCSKKMTILEKVGMFLYVLALGASNRQVQEKFQHSVETVSRNFHEVLKAMLCLSIDMIKPTDPTFSNIPLEVLNDDRYMPHFKDCIGAIDGTHVSACVQEENLIRFIGRKGVPTQNIMAACSFDMQFTFVMAEWEGIAHDGRLFQYAINK